Proteins encoded together in one Alteribacter keqinensis window:
- a CDS encoding long-chain fatty acid--CoA ligase produces the protein MMNVPLTVGAMMERAEQFFPEKQVISRTSGGVSSFTYIEIGKRTRRLASALAELGVERGDRVATLAWNHHRHLEVYFAAPGMGAVLHTINIRLSPEHIIYIINNAEDKVLLVDEDVWPLVEKVKNQLKTVEAFIVMTDSEELPESDISPLYSYEDLLEKGDERFAFIKDLDENEPAGMCYTSATTGNPKGVVYSHRGIVLHSFALGLADTAGLSEADRCMPVVPMFHANAWGLPFAATMLGTTQVLPGPQFTPKLLADFIEKEKVTITAGVPTIWLGLLNELESGDYDTTSLRAVLCGGSAAPSGMIRAYETKYNVPFLHAYGMTETSPLVTVSKLKSYQDDLGEEEKLDVRSKQGLLVPGLEMKVVGERGEVEWNGEDMGELMLRGPWIANEYYRDDRTEEAFRDGWLHTGDVVTVDKEGIIKIIDRTKDMIKSGGEWISSVDIENALMAHDAVFEASVVAVAHPEWQERPVACVVLKDEYKDEVGKEDLMDFLKPQFAKWWLPDDIVFLNEIPKTSVGKFLKRALRAQLKDHLVIK, from the coding sequence ATGATGAATGTACCATTAACAGTAGGAGCCATGATGGAAAGAGCAGAGCAGTTTTTTCCTGAAAAACAGGTGATTTCACGAACGTCCGGCGGGGTTTCGTCCTTTACTTACATAGAGATCGGAAAACGTACGCGCCGTCTCGCATCAGCTCTTGCGGAGCTTGGGGTTGAACGAGGAGACCGTGTAGCTACGCTGGCCTGGAATCATCACCGCCACCTTGAAGTTTACTTCGCAGCTCCGGGAATGGGAGCTGTACTTCATACAATCAACATTCGTCTGAGTCCTGAACACATTATCTACATCATTAACAATGCAGAGGATAAAGTGCTTCTCGTAGACGAAGATGTATGGCCTCTAGTGGAAAAAGTGAAGAACCAGTTGAAAACGGTGGAAGCATTTATTGTCATGACAGATTCAGAGGAACTCCCCGAGTCAGATATTTCCCCTCTGTATTCCTACGAAGACCTGCTGGAAAAGGGAGATGAACGCTTTGCTTTTATAAAAGACCTGGATGAAAATGAACCTGCGGGAATGTGCTACACGTCTGCAACAACAGGGAATCCCAAAGGTGTCGTTTACTCTCACAGGGGGATCGTTTTGCACAGTTTTGCGCTGGGTCTGGCCGACACTGCCGGCCTCTCTGAAGCAGACCGGTGTATGCCTGTTGTTCCGATGTTCCATGCGAATGCCTGGGGACTGCCGTTTGCAGCAACCATGCTCGGAACAACGCAGGTGCTTCCGGGACCTCAGTTTACACCGAAGCTGCTTGCAGATTTCATAGAAAAAGAGAAGGTGACGATTACTGCAGGCGTTCCGACAATCTGGCTCGGGCTGTTGAACGAACTTGAGAGCGGCGATTATGATACAACGAGTCTGCGGGCTGTGTTATGTGGAGGATCTGCGGCACCATCAGGGATGATCCGTGCCTATGAAACAAAATATAATGTTCCGTTTTTACACGCATACGGTATGACCGAAACCAGTCCTCTTGTGACCGTTTCAAAGTTAAAGAGCTATCAGGATGATCTTGGTGAAGAAGAAAAGCTGGATGTGCGCTCCAAGCAGGGGCTCCTCGTTCCAGGACTTGAGATGAAGGTCGTTGGTGAGCGGGGAGAAGTAGAGTGGAACGGTGAGGACATGGGTGAATTAATGCTCCGAGGCCCGTGGATTGCAAATGAGTATTACCGGGATGATCGTACAGAAGAGGCATTCAGGGACGGATGGCTTCATACGGGGGACGTTGTAACGGTGGATAAAGAAGGGATCATAAAAATCATCGACCGAACCAAGGATATGATTAAAAGCGGAGGGGAGTGGATTTCTTCTGTAGATATCGAGAATGCTCTTATGGCACACGACGCCGTCTTTGAAGCAAGTGTAGTGGCGGTTGCCCATCCTGAATGGCAGGAACGGCCCGTGGCGTGCGTGGTGCTGAAAGATGAGTATAAGGATGAAGTGGGAAAAGAAGACCTCATGGATTTTCTGAAGCCGCAGTTTGCCAAGTGGTGGCTTCCGGATGACATTGTGTTCCTGAATGAAATTCCAAAGACGTCAGTCGGGAAGTTTTTAAAGAGAGCTCTCAGGGCTCAATTGAAAGATCATCTGGTGATAAAATAA
- a CDS encoding CaiB/BaiF CoA transferase family protein: protein MLKGIRVIDFSFYLPGPYATLRLGDLGAEVIKVEPPEGDPARNTGEKKNGDGLVFLANNRNKKSITLDLKTEEGQTAALLLIEEADVVIESFRPGVTSRLGIDYERAKEVNPGIVYCSISGYGQAGTASNLGSHDLNYMAVSGSLSQMKDKGGSPVHPTNTFADLFGGVTANERILAALVKKERTGEGEYVDLSLADSMVSLMTNHVIYEQETGRETGISLLDGELVCYSLYETKDGRYAALAALEKKFWTNFCDGVNRPDWISSHWSTTEESNTVFKEIQSLFAGKTLQEWTLFGLEHDCCLTPVLEPSEINKTPYFQGKNLVWDNEDGTRQAATFPQHKSRISTRPPLKGEHTRELLSQMDKNQNT from the coding sequence ATGCTTAAAGGGATTCGTGTGATTGATTTTTCATTTTATCTGCCCGGCCCTTATGCGACGCTGCGGCTTGGGGATCTTGGAGCAGAAGTAATTAAAGTGGAGCCGCCGGAAGGTGACCCGGCCCGAAATACAGGAGAAAAGAAAAACGGTGACGGGCTCGTTTTTTTAGCCAATAACCGTAATAAAAAAAGCATTACCCTGGATTTAAAAACAGAAGAAGGGCAGACGGCGGCTCTTTTATTAATTGAAGAGGCGGATGTTGTTATCGAGAGTTTCAGACCGGGGGTGACCAGCAGGCTGGGAATCGATTACGAACGTGCAAAGGAGGTTAACCCGGGCATTGTTTATTGCTCCATTTCCGGGTACGGACAAGCCGGTACAGCAAGCAACTTGGGAAGCCACGATCTGAATTATATGGCTGTGAGCGGATCCCTGTCTCAGATGAAAGACAAAGGTGGCTCACCGGTTCATCCGACGAATACGTTTGCCGACCTTTTCGGGGGTGTTACTGCAAATGAACGGATCCTTGCAGCTCTGGTGAAAAAAGAGAGAACAGGGGAAGGTGAGTATGTGGATCTTTCCCTGGCAGATTCGATGGTTTCTCTTATGACCAATCACGTGATCTACGAACAGGAAACAGGGCGGGAAACCGGTATTTCTCTCCTTGACGGCGAACTCGTCTGCTACAGTCTTTATGAGACAAAAGATGGGCGGTATGCGGCTCTGGCGGCACTGGAGAAGAAGTTCTGGACGAATTTTTGCGATGGAGTAAACCGCCCCGACTGGATCAGCTCTCACTGGTCAACGACTGAAGAATCAAATACGGTTTTTAAGGAAATACAGTCTTTGTTTGCCGGTAAAACACTCCAGGAGTGGACTTTATTCGGTCTTGAACATGACTGCTGTCTTACACCGGTTCTTGAGCCGAGTGAGATTAATAAAACTCCATATTTTCAAGGGAAAAACCTTGTCTGGGATAATGAAGACGGTACCCGGCAGGCAGCGACATTTCCGCAGCATAAGAGCAGGATCAGCACAAGACCGCCGTTGAAAGGTGAACATACAAGAGAGCTTTTAAGTCAAATGGATAAAAATCAGAACACATAA
- a CDS encoding fatty acid--CoA ligase — translation MSTTIGTLFEQTVTKFPDKEAIVYVQKNLRFTYAEWNDRVNKTANAFLDAGVKKGDRVSTFLFNTEELATAYFACAKIGAVFNPINFRLAADELLFIVEDASPKIVLFEKALASQINEVRKDIPEISYWYVDSDTPEYAENFHEKVHEAGSDRPDSNVQEEDLYAIMYTSGTTGRPKGVMHSHREMVEQSLILIASTKLTEDDRGLVTAPMFHCAELHCAFLPRVHVGALNIITHHFEPKRTLELIEEEKVSLFFSAPTMWNMMLQESLDDYDLTTLRLGLYGAAPMAPALVNAIQEHFGCELVQAYGMTEMGPAVTFLNEKDQVRKAGSAGKACLNHEIRIVRPREAGRPSEPDDIMNPGETGELIVKGPCMMQGYFNREEATRNAIYKGWYYSGDAASFDDEGYLWIADRVDDMIISGGENIYPREIEDVLYEHPGILDVAVLGEPDEKWGESVMAVIVRKNDSLSEQDLDRFCQESTKLADYKRPRRYLFVDELPRNASGKIQKFMLKNELVKSNG, via the coding sequence ATGTCTACAACAATTGGAACGTTATTTGAGCAGACGGTAACCAAGTTTCCGGATAAAGAAGCGATTGTTTATGTGCAAAAGAACCTCAGATTCACGTATGCAGAATGGAATGACAGAGTAAATAAAACGGCAAATGCCTTTCTTGATGCAGGTGTAAAGAAAGGCGACCGTGTTTCTACTTTTCTTTTTAATACGGAAGAGCTGGCAACTGCCTATTTTGCATGTGCGAAGATAGGAGCTGTTTTTAATCCAATTAATTTCCGCCTTGCTGCAGATGAACTTCTGTTCATAGTAGAAGATGCGTCTCCGAAGATTGTCCTTTTTGAAAAGGCGCTGGCCTCGCAGATAAATGAGGTTCGAAAAGATATACCTGAAATTTCATACTGGTACGTAGATTCCGACACTCCTGAATACGCTGAGAATTTTCATGAGAAAGTACATGAAGCCGGAAGTGACCGTCCTGATAGTAACGTACAAGAGGAAGATCTGTATGCCATTATGTACACGAGCGGTACGACAGGGCGGCCAAAAGGTGTCATGCACAGTCACCGTGAGATGGTCGAGCAAAGTCTAATCCTTATTGCATCTACAAAGCTGACAGAGGATGACCGGGGTTTAGTTACAGCGCCTATGTTTCATTGTGCTGAACTTCATTGCGCATTTTTACCGAGGGTACATGTAGGAGCTTTAAATATCATCACACACCATTTTGAACCTAAACGAACGTTGGAGCTTATTGAAGAGGAAAAAGTATCCCTGTTCTTTTCTGCTCCGACAATGTGGAACATGATGCTCCAGGAGTCATTGGACGATTACGATTTAACAACACTCCGTCTCGGGTTGTACGGGGCTGCTCCTATGGCACCTGCGCTCGTTAACGCCATACAGGAACATTTCGGGTGTGAACTTGTCCAGGCATATGGAATGACTGAGATGGGGCCTGCTGTGACGTTTTTAAACGAGAAGGATCAGGTCAGGAAAGCGGGATCAGCCGGGAAGGCATGTCTGAACCACGAGATCCGGATTGTAAGGCCCCGTGAGGCAGGACGGCCATCGGAGCCGGACGATATTATGAACCCTGGAGAAACAGGAGAACTAATCGTTAAAGGTCCGTGTATGATGCAGGGTTATTTTAACCGGGAAGAAGCAACGAGAAATGCGATTTATAAAGGGTGGTATTATTCAGGTGATGCAGCATCGTTTGATGATGAGGGATACCTGTGGATTGCAGACAGAGTCGATGACATGATTATCAGCGGTGGTGAAAATATTTACCCAAGAGAGATTGAAGATGTTCTCTACGAGCATCCAGGTATTCTTGATGTAGCTGTTTTGGGAGAGCCTGATGAAAAGTGGGGAGAATCAGTTATGGCTGTGATTGTGAGGAAGAACGACTCTTTATCAGAACAAGACCTTGACCGGTTTTGTCAGGAGAGTACAAAGTTAGCTGATTATAAAAGGCCTCGCAGGTACTTATTCGTGGACGAACTACCGAGAAACGCAAGCGGGAAAATTCAGAAATTCATGCTGAAAAACGAACTCGTAAAAAGCAACGGGTAA
- a CDS encoding thiolase family protein → MNREAVIVEAVRTPVGRRKGTLQHVRPDDLAAIALKEVVKRAGIDPGIVEDVIMGCVTQSGEQAGDIGRVAALIAGFPQHVPGTTIDRQCGSSQQAVHFASQAVLSGDMDVVIAAGVENMDRVPMGSNFQGAKPSEQLTGKYEIVHQGISAEKIVQKWGFSREEMDEYAAESHRRALTAQKKGFFDKEIVPVSVTLPDGTVEEVMHDTGPREGTTAEKLAGLNPSFIEGGTIHPGNSSQISDGAGAILIMSREKAEELGLKPRFRIHTRVVVGSDPTLMLTGPIPATEKVLEKSGLTLDDIDVFEVNEAFAPVPLAWLKETGADPKKMNPNGGAIALGHPLGASGARLMTSMIHELERSGGRYGLQTMCEGYGMANATIIERME, encoded by the coding sequence ATGAACAGAGAAGCAGTCATCGTTGAAGCAGTCAGAACGCCGGTTGGAAGACGGAAGGGAACCCTCCAGCATGTCCGTCCCGATGATCTTGCTGCGATTGCTCTTAAGGAAGTCGTAAAGAGAGCCGGAATTGACCCCGGAATTGTAGAGGATGTGATTATGGGTTGTGTAACCCAGTCCGGCGAGCAAGCCGGGGATATTGGAAGGGTTGCTGCTCTTATCGCAGGCTTCCCTCAGCACGTGCCCGGAACGACCATTGACCGCCAGTGCGGATCAAGCCAGCAGGCTGTCCACTTCGCCAGCCAGGCGGTTTTGAGCGGGGATATGGATGTGGTCATTGCTGCAGGTGTGGAGAACATGGACAGGGTGCCGATGGGGTCAAACTTCCAGGGAGCTAAACCAAGTGAACAGCTGACCGGAAAATACGAAATCGTTCACCAGGGAATTTCTGCTGAAAAGATTGTTCAGAAGTGGGGATTTAGCCGGGAAGAGATGGACGAGTATGCAGCAGAAAGCCACAGGAGAGCCCTGACTGCGCAAAAAAAGGGTTTCTTTGATAAAGAGATTGTCCCTGTTTCCGTTACTCTCCCGGACGGAACGGTTGAAGAGGTCATGCACGACACAGGCCCACGGGAAGGAACAACAGCAGAAAAGCTGGCAGGGCTGAATCCTTCCTTTATCGAGGGAGGGACCATTCATCCCGGGAACTCAAGTCAGATCAGTGACGGAGCCGGTGCCATTCTTATTATGAGCCGGGAAAAAGCTGAAGAACTGGGGTTAAAACCAAGGTTTCGTATTCACACCCGTGTCGTTGTAGGGTCTGATCCGACACTGATGCTCACAGGGCCGATTCCTGCTACAGAGAAGGTGCTTGAAAAATCAGGCCTTACCCTTGATGACATTGACGTTTTTGAAGTTAACGAAGCTTTTGCACCTGTGCCGTTAGCCTGGTTAAAAGAAACGGGAGCTGATCCGAAGAAGATGAACCCGAACGGAGGAGCCATCGCTTTAGGGCATCCGCTGGGGGCGAGCGGAGCCCGCCTCATGACCTCCATGATTCATGAGCTTGAGCGAAGCGGCGGAAGATACGGGCTGCAGACGATGTGTGAAGGTTACGGGATGGCGAATGCGACGATCATCGAGCGGATGGAATAG
- a CDS encoding acyl-CoA dehydrogenase family protein, translating into MKHPYLTDDHQMFRQALRKFLDKEAYPHFDQWEKDRMITREFWTKMGEQGFLCPDVEEAYGGSGVDWGFSVVINEELEKVGTSMIGIGLHNDVVVPYLTAFATKEQKERWLPKCVTGETITALAMTEPGTGSDLANIRTTAIKDGDHYVLNGQKTFITNGIHSDLVVVACKTDPKAEPKHKGVSLIVVERGIEGFSRGRKLDKVGLHSQDTAELIFEDCRVPKENLLGEEGKGFLYMMDKLQQERLLVAIGAQVAAEDMLQTTIDYVKSRKAFGQPVSKFQNTQFKLVEMATEIEMGRTFLDQLIARHMAGEDVVTEVSMAKWKLTEMAKDTASSCMQLHGGYGYMEEYKIARRYRDIPVSAIYAGTNEIMKTIIAKNMGL; encoded by the coding sequence ATGAAACATCCATACCTGACAGACGATCATCAGATGTTCAGGCAGGCATTACGGAAATTTTTGGACAAGGAAGCCTATCCGCACTTTGATCAATGGGAAAAAGACCGGATGATTACCCGGGAATTCTGGACAAAGATGGGGGAGCAGGGATTCCTGTGTCCCGATGTAGAGGAAGCATACGGTGGTTCAGGCGTGGACTGGGGCTTTTCTGTTGTGATTAACGAAGAGCTGGAGAAGGTCGGAACAAGCATGATCGGCATTGGTCTTCATAACGATGTGGTGGTTCCTTATCTTACGGCTTTTGCCACGAAGGAGCAAAAAGAACGCTGGCTGCCTAAGTGTGTGACCGGGGAAACGATTACAGCACTGGCTATGACTGAACCGGGGACAGGATCGGATCTTGCCAACATCAGGACCACGGCCATTAAAGACGGAGATCATTATGTTCTGAACGGGCAGAAGACGTTTATTACAAATGGAATCCATTCCGATCTGGTTGTGGTTGCGTGCAAGACTGACCCAAAAGCAGAACCAAAGCACAAAGGTGTGAGTCTGATTGTTGTGGAAAGGGGAATAGAAGGCTTCTCCCGCGGCCGGAAACTTGATAAGGTCGGCCTGCACAGCCAGGATACCGCAGAGCTGATTTTTGAAGACTGCCGGGTGCCAAAGGAAAACCTGCTCGGTGAAGAAGGAAAAGGATTTCTTTATATGATGGACAAGCTTCAGCAGGAACGCCTCCTGGTTGCAATTGGTGCCCAGGTGGCAGCTGAGGATATGCTTCAGACGACCATCGACTATGTGAAATCCCGAAAAGCATTCGGACAGCCGGTCAGCAAGTTTCAGAACACCCAGTTCAAGCTTGTGGAAATGGCGACAGAAATTGAAATGGGCCGCACGTTCCTCGATCAGCTTATTGCCAGACATATGGCCGGTGAAGACGTCGTGACCGAAGTTTCAATGGCCAAGTGGAAGCTGACGGAAATGGCGAAAGACACAGCCTCTTCGTGTATGCAGCTCCATGGCGGATACGGGTATATGGAAGAATACAAGATTGCCAGACGTTACAGAGACATTCCTGTATCGGCGATATATGCCGGGACAAATGAAATTATGAAAACGATTATTGCGAAAAATATGGGCTTGTAA
- a CDS encoding 3-hydroxyacyl-CoA dehydrogenase yields the protein MNLKETTAFVTGGASGLGEAVVRYTIVHGGKAVIFDRSSENGEKLAGELGEHALFVKGDVTDEEGIAKALDKGSNVFGEINTVVNCAGIGVAEKVNGRKGIHSLESFSKTIEVNLLGTFNVIRLAADKMKANTLQENGERGVIINTASVAAFDGQIGQAAYSASKGGVVGMTLPIARELASSGIRVMTIAPGLFDTPMFASLPDEARDALGKMTPFPSRLGQPEEYAKLAGAIIENPMLNGEVIRLDGAIRMQPK from the coding sequence GTGAATCTAAAGGAGACAACAGCATTTGTAACAGGTGGAGCTTCCGGCCTCGGTGAGGCGGTTGTCAGATATACGATTGTCCATGGAGGAAAGGCTGTCATTTTTGACCGGTCCAGTGAAAATGGTGAAAAGTTAGCCGGTGAATTAGGCGAACATGCACTTTTTGTAAAGGGAGACGTAACAGACGAAGAAGGAATTGCCAAAGCATTGGACAAAGGTAGTAATGTATTCGGTGAAATAAATACAGTTGTAAATTGTGCGGGAATTGGTGTGGCAGAGAAAGTGAACGGAAGAAAAGGGATCCATAGTCTGGAGAGTTTTTCGAAGACAATTGAAGTAAATCTTTTAGGGACGTTTAATGTCATTCGTTTGGCGGCTGACAAAATGAAAGCGAATACATTGCAAGAAAATGGTGAAAGAGGAGTCATCATCAACACGGCTTCTGTCGCTGCATTCGACGGTCAAATTGGGCAGGCTGCCTACAGTGCATCAAAAGGCGGGGTTGTTGGAATGACACTGCCGATTGCACGAGAGCTGGCTTCTTCCGGTATTCGGGTAATGACCATTGCGCCAGGGTTGTTTGATACACCTATGTTTGCATCTTTACCTGATGAAGCGAGGGATGCTCTTGGAAAAATGACCCCGTTTCCGTCGCGCCTCGGACAGCCGGAAGAGTACGCAAAATTGGCAGGAGCAATTATAGAAAACCCGATGTTGAATGGGGAAGTGATCCGTCTCGACGGCGCAATTCGAATGCAGCCAAAGTAA
- a CDS encoding ABC transporter permease codes for MQGPEKPQLSRVESISPWREAYWQLRKNKLAIVGLCIVFFFIFMAIFAPLLTSHSISGMNAADRLQGPSAAHWFGTDYSGRDIFARIVFGARISLLVGFFAVTGAMIFGSLLGIIAGFYGKWVDMIISRIFDIMLAFPSILLAIAIVSMLGPSLQNALIAIAIINIPIFGRLVRSKVISIRQEEYILAAKAQGMKSTRILFHHVLPNSTAPIIVQATLGFGTAILEAAALGFLGLGAQPPTPEWGRMLSDSRQYIQSAPWTVLFPGFSIMLVVLGFNMIGDGLRDALDPKMKS; via the coding sequence ATGCAGGGACCGGAAAAACCCCAGCTGTCCAGAGTTGAATCCATATCGCCATGGAGAGAAGCCTATTGGCAGCTTAGAAAGAACAAGCTGGCAATCGTAGGCCTGTGTATTGTGTTTTTCTTCATTTTTATGGCTATTTTTGCACCTTTGTTAACGAGTCATTCCATAAGCGGTATGAATGCAGCAGACAGACTTCAGGGGCCGTCTGCAGCACACTGGTTTGGTACAGACTACTCGGGCCGTGATATATTCGCCAGGATCGTTTTCGGTGCAAGGATTTCACTTCTTGTTGGATTTTTTGCTGTAACAGGAGCCATGATCTTTGGTTCATTACTCGGTATTATTGCAGGGTTTTATGGTAAATGGGTTGACATGATTATCTCGAGAATATTTGATATCATGCTTGCATTTCCAAGTATCCTGTTAGCAATTGCTATCGTATCCATGCTTGGTCCGTCATTACAGAATGCCCTGATCGCCATAGCGATCATTAACATTCCGATTTTTGGACGTCTCGTCCGGTCGAAGGTAATTTCCATCAGACAGGAAGAATATATTCTTGCAGCGAAAGCGCAGGGGATGAAAAGTACCCGGATCCTTTTCCACCACGTGCTGCCGAACAGTACGGCACCGATTATTGTACAAGCTACGCTGGGATTTGGTACGGCAATTCTTGAAGCTGCGGCTCTTGGCTTTCTCGGATTGGGTGCTCAGCCGCCGACACCGGAGTGGGGGAGAATGCTCTCGGATTCACGGCAGTACATTCAAAGTGCTCCGTGGACGGTGTTATTCCCCGGATTCTCCATTATGCTTGTGGTTCTCGGGTTTAACATGATCGGGGATGGGCTGAGAGATGCTCTTGATCCGAAAATGAAAAGTTAG
- a CDS encoding ABC transporter permease, giving the protein MLSYTIRRLLMLIPVLIGMSLITFSIIHLIPGNPAQTILGEQATPQAIATLEEQLGLNEPYFVQYGNYMAGLVQGDLGTSLRTRGEISSEIRPYLAATVELTIFAMIFAVVVGVNAGIISAWKQNSLFDYTAMIIALIGVSMPIFWLGLMQQWIFAQELGWLPAFGRANPRDPIETTTHFYLIDSIINGRLDQWWTSFKHLILPGIALGTIPMAIIARMTRSSMLEVLRHDYIRTIQAKGSRTFTVIYRHAFKNAVIPVLTVVGLQTGTLLGGAILTETIFSWPGIGRYVYEAIGNRDYPVIQSGILVIATMFVVINLVVDLLYSYIDPRIKY; this is encoded by the coding sequence ATGCTCTCATATACAATAAGAAGGTTACTCATGCTCATTCCGGTATTGATCGGAATGTCATTAATTACGTTTTCGATCATCCACCTCATTCCGGGTAACCCGGCACAAACCATTCTGGGAGAACAGGCAACTCCCCAGGCAATTGCAACCCTTGAAGAACAGCTTGGCCTTAATGAACCTTACTTTGTACAGTACGGTAATTATATGGCCGGGCTTGTACAAGGGGATCTGGGTACATCTCTTCGTACAAGAGGTGAGATCTCGTCTGAAATCAGACCTTACCTTGCAGCTACGGTTGAACTGACGATCTTTGCAATGATTTTTGCCGTTGTGGTGGGAGTAAACGCAGGAATCATCAGTGCCTGGAAACAAAACTCATTATTTGATTACACGGCGATGATCATCGCTCTTATCGGGGTATCGATGCCGATCTTCTGGCTCGGACTAATGCAGCAGTGGATCTTTGCTCAGGAACTGGGCTGGCTGCCTGCTTTTGGCCGTGCGAATCCAAGAGATCCGATAGAGACAACCACTCACTTTTATCTGATTGACTCTATTATTAATGGACGACTCGATCAGTGGTGGACATCGTTTAAACATTTAATCCTCCCCGGAATCGCTCTGGGAACGATTCCGATGGCGATAATTGCCAGGATGACACGCTCGAGTATGCTTGAGGTTTTACGTCATGATTATATCCGTACGATTCAGGCAAAAGGATCCCGGACATTCACCGTTATTTACCGTCACGCATTTAAAAACGCCGTCATTCCTGTATTAACGGTTGTTGGTCTTCAAACGGGGACTCTTTTAGGAGGAGCAATTCTTACTGAAACCATCTTCAGCTGGCCTGGAATCGGCAGGTATGTGTATGAAGCTATCGGCAATCGTGATTATCCGGTTATTCAGTCTGGAATTCTTGTAATAGCTACCATGTTCGTTGTCATCAATCTGGTCGTTGATCTCCTCTACAGTTATATAGATCCGAGAATCAAATACTAG